In Capricornis sumatraensis isolate serow.1 chromosome 16, serow.2, whole genome shotgun sequence, a genomic segment contains:
- the LRRC55 gene encoding leucine-rich repeat-containing protein 55, translating into MGPAQHHCCPQPKMGDALAHRPWPRPPWPALLLVPLLVAAGVMPSDGGASCPVLCTCHNQAVDCSGQRLFSVPPELPVDTRNLSLAHNRIAAVPPGYLTCYRELRVLSLRNNSLVELPAGLFLHAKRLAHLDLSYNNLSHVPAGMFQAAHGLLRIDLSHNPGLRRVHPRAFQGLAQLRDLDLSFGGLAFLSLEALEGLPGLVTLQIGGNPWVCGCTMEPLLKWLRNRIQRCTADSQLAECRGPPEVEGAPLFSLTEESFKACHLALALDDYLFIAFVGFGVSIASVATNFLLGITANCCHRWSKASEEEEI; encoded by the exons ATGGGCCCCGCTCAGCACCACTGCTGCCCACAGCCGAAGATGGGCGATGCCTTGGCCCACCGGCCCTGGCCTAGGCCTCCATGGCCCGCCCTGCTGCTGGTGCCCCTCCTTGTGGCGGCCGGGGTGATGCCCTCGGATGGCGGCGCCAGCTGCCCGGTGCTCTGCACGTGCCATAACCAGGCGGTGGACTGCAGCGGCCAGCGGCTCTTCTCCGTGCCCCCGGAGCTGCCCGTGGACACGCGCAACCTCAGCCTGGCGCACAACCGCATCGCCGCCGTGCCGCCCGGCTACCTGACGTGCTACCGGGAGCTCCGTGTGCTCAGCCTACGCAACAACTCCCTGGTGGAGCTGCCCGCGGGCCTCTTCCTCCACGCCAAGCGCCTGGCACACCTGGACCTGAGCTACAACAACCTCAGCCACGTGCCCGCCGGCATGTTCCAGGCCGCGCATGGCCTTCTGCGCATCGACCTCAGCCACAACCCAGGGCTGCGCCGGGTGCACCCGCGCGCCTTCCAGGGCCTGGCGCAGCTGCGGGACCTCGACCTCAGCTTCGGGGGCCTGGCCTTCCTCAGCCTCGAGGCCCTCGAAGGCCTGCCCGGGCTGGTGACCCTGCAGATCGGCGGCAACCCCTGGGTGTGCGGCTGCACCATGGAGCCCCTGCTCAAGTGGCTGCGGAACCGCATCCAGCGTTGCACCGCAG ACTCTCAGCTGGCTGAGTGCCGAGGGCCCCCGGAAGTCGAGGGCGCCCCCCTCTTCTCACTCACGGAGGAGAGCTTCAAGGCCTGCcacctggccctggccctggacGATTACCTCTTCATCGCCTTTGTGGGTTTCGGGGTCTCCATCGCATCCGTGGCCACCAACTTCCTCCTGGGCATCACTGCCAACTGCTGCCACCGCTGGAGCAAGGCCAGCGAAGAGGAGGAGATCTGA